One Clupea harengus chromosome 11, Ch_v2.0.2, whole genome shotgun sequence DNA window includes the following coding sequences:
- the oprd1b gene encoding LOW QUALITY PROTEIN: opioid receptor, delta 1b (The sequence of the model RefSeq protein was modified relative to this genomic sequence to represent the inferred CDS: inserted 1 base in 1 codon) has translation MELPTMSASDLADLYSVIPYNVTHDDFLGLLPNRSVDTQTTRSAAGIIISICITALYSVICVVGLLGNILVMYGVVRYTKMKTATNIYIFNLALADALATSTLPFQSAKYLMNTWPFGELLCKLVIAIDYYNMFTSIFTLTMMSVDRYIAVCHPVKALDFRTPAKAKIINVCIWILSSAVAVPIMIMAVTVPMRDKGITICTLKFPNPDWYWDTVTKICVFLFAFVIPVLVISICYGLMILRLKSVRLLSGSKEKDRNMRRITRMVLVIVAAFIVCWTPIHIFIIVKTLVXVDTSNPLVVASWHLCIALGYTNSSLNPVLYAFLDENFKRCFRDFCLPFRSRMEQSSFSRARNATREPVSVCAASESVKRPA, from the exons ATGGAGCTTCCAACTATGTCCGCTTCTGACTTAGCAGACCTCTACTCTGTCATTCCGTACAATGTCACACATGATGATTTCTTGGGACTTCTACCCAACAGGAGTGTCGACACACAGACCACAAGAAGTGCTGCGGGTATCATTATTTCCATATGTATAACAGCTCTGTATTCTGTCATCTGCGTGGTGGGACTCCTCGGAAACATACTGGTTATGTACGGAGTAGTGAG ATATACCAAGATGAAGACGGCAACCAACATCTATATCTTTAACCTAGCATTAGCTGATGCACTAGCCACCAGCACGCTGCCCTTTCAGAGTGCGAAATACCTGATGAACACCTGGCCCTTTGGAGAGCTGCTCTGCAAGCTGGTCATCGCCATCGACTACTACAACATGTTCACCAGCATCTTCACCCTCACAATGATGAGTGTGGACCGGTACATCGCCGTGTGCCACCCAGTGAAGGCGCTGGACTTCCGCACCCCCGCCAAGGCAAAGATCATCAATGTCTGCATCTGGATCCTCTCCTCGGCTGTTGCTGTGCCCATCATGATCATGGCTGTAACCGTCCCTATGAGGGACAAAG GCATAACCATCTGCACACTGAAGTTCCCCAACCCAGACTGGTACTGGGACACGGTCACCAAGATCTGCGTGTTCCTCTTTGCGTTCGTGATTCCTGTTCTGGTCATCAGCATCTGCTACGGCCTGATGATCCTGCGCCTGAAAAGCGTGCGCCTGCTCTCCGGATCTAAAGAGAAGGACAGGAACATGCGGCGCATCACCCGCATGGTTCtggtgatagttgcggccttcATCGTCTGCTGGACACCCATCcacatcttcatcatcgtcaaGACCCTGG AGGTGGACACCAGCAACCCGCTGGTGGTGGCCAGCTGGCACCTGTGCATCGCGTTGGGCTACACCAACAGCAGCCTCAACCCCGTGCTCTACGCCTTCCTGGACGAGAACTTCAAGAGGTGCTTCCGCGACTTCTGCCTGCCGTTCCGCTCACGCATGGAGCAGAGCAGCTTCTCACGGGCACGCAATGCCACCCGCGAgcccgtgtctgtgtgcgccGCCTCGGAGTCCGTGAAGAGGCCGGCATGA